From Desulfosalsimonas propionicica, the proteins below share one genomic window:
- a CDS encoding lytic murein transglycosylase, whose translation MTFKWAKRHASGRLVFALITLILVALAAAPGKQTARAGQTGEKSNRNEQPSERDFYKWLQNLRNEAKKAGISEKTLDAALGDLAPVRRVVELDRRQPEFTRSFRSYLRRRVTRERIYRGRALLEKHRALLEDIYDQYGVAPRYLIAFWGLETHFGNHMGGFYAVEALATLAYDRRRADFFRAELIHALKIIDQGHVRPRDMTSSWAGAMGHMQFMPSTFNHYALDYTGNGRKDIWGSLPDAFASAANFLSRIGWRPDQNWGRQVRLPKDFNLSLATLDTKKSVEKWKNLGVQAADGTALANADTQASVVLPQGESGPAFLVFDNFRAIMRWNRSVNYAISVGHLADRIVGLPPIFFGPNAADETLSRNQIMEIQQNLNRLGFDAGQADGVAGPRTRAAIRAFQQNHDLAADGYPSAKLLERLRAQ comes from the coding sequence ATGACGTTTAAGTGGGCCAAAAGGCACGCGTCCGGAAGACTTGTATTTGCTTTGATAACACTGATTTTAGTGGCACTGGCGGCGGCACCCGGCAAGCAGACCGCCCGTGCCGGGCAAACCGGTGAAAAGAGCAATCGCAATGAGCAGCCCTCGGAACGGGATTTTTACAAATGGCTCCAAAACCTGCGAAATGAGGCAAAAAAAGCGGGCATATCCGAAAAAACCCTGGATGCAGCCCTGGGTGATCTTGCCCCGGTTCGCCGGGTGGTGGAGCTAGACCGGCGCCAGCCGGAGTTCACCCGGAGTTTCCGAAGCTATCTGCGCCGCCGGGTCACCCGGGAGCGGATCTACCGGGGCCGGGCCCTGCTGGAAAAACACCGGGCCCTGCTCGAAGATATTTATGATCAATACGGAGTGGCCCCGCGCTACCTTATTGCCTTCTGGGGCCTGGAGACCCATTTCGGCAATCACATGGGCGGGTTTTACGCCGTGGAAGCCCTGGCCACCCTGGCGTATGACCGGCGGCGGGCCGATTTTTTCCGCGCCGAACTCATTCACGCGCTTAAAATAATTGACCAGGGCCATGTGCGGCCCCGGGATATGACCAGCTCCTGGGCCGGGGCCATGGGGCACATGCAGTTTATGCCGTCTACCTTTAACCATTACGCCCTGGACTATACCGGAAACGGACGCAAGGATATCTGGGGCAGCCTGCCCGACGCCTTTGCCTCTGCAGCCAATTTTCTTTCCCGCATCGGGTGGCGGCCGGACCAGAACTGGGGCCGTCAGGTAAGGCTCCCAAAGGATTTTAACCTCTCCCTTGCCACCCTGGACACAAAAAAAAGCGTGGAAAAATGGAAAAACCTGGGTGTGCAGGCCGCAGACGGCACAGCACTTGCCAATGCAGACACGCAGGCATCAGTGGTTCTCCCCCAGGGGGAAAGCGGACCGGCATTTCTTGTGTTTGATAATTTTCGCGCGATCATGCGCTGGAACCGATCTGTGAACTATGCCATATCCGTGGGCCATCTGGCAGACCGCATTGTTGGCCTGCCGCCGATTTTTTTCGGCCCGAATGCTGCCGATGAAACCCTTTCGCGAAATCAGATCATGGAAATCCAACAGAACTTAAACCGCCTGGGCTTTGACGCCGGCCAGGCAGACGGCGTGGCCGGCCCGCGCACCCGGGCTGCCATCCGTGCCTTCCAGCAAAACCATGATCTGGCCGCAGACGGTTATCCCTCTGCCAAACTCCTTGAGCGGCTGCGCGCGCAATAG
- a CDS encoding EFR1 family ferrodoxin (N-terminal region resembles flavodoxins. C-terminal ferrodoxin region binds two 4Fe-4S clusters.), which translates to MKTLIICFSQTGNTHKIAECIDQGITATGSQCEMKTLNETASESLSEYDLIGLGAPVFWYKEPLNVQDFIEALPEQNSRHWFVFCTHANVIGNFFPSITEKLSKRGAKVIGFHHSYADLTVPFYPYPSYTTGHPDEIDFQEAKAFGENIVERSVQIQKTGDDGLIPEPGPVSSQEWIEESKTMTKEKISRIIPEFTINTETCIRCRLCEENCPVGGIDIDAEPPRIQDPCIYCWRCVSICPTLSVEADWAPLAAMAPANYARYRKELDKAAARGEFRWLIDPDTIDLNDPLYKQWQRQLKNRENQKKK; encoded by the coding sequence ATGAAAACGCTGATTATCTGTTTTTCCCAGACCGGCAATACGCACAAAATCGCAGAATGTATTGATCAGGGCATCACAGCGACAGGAAGCCAATGTGAGATGAAAACCTTAAATGAGACAGCTTCTGAATCCCTGTCCGAATATGATCTCATTGGACTCGGAGCCCCGGTGTTCTGGTATAAGGAGCCGCTAAATGTGCAGGATTTTATTGAAGCATTGCCGGAACAAAACAGCCGGCATTGGTTTGTGTTCTGCACCCACGCCAATGTAATCGGCAATTTTTTCCCTTCCATAACAGAGAAGCTGAGCAAAAGGGGCGCCAAGGTCATCGGGTTTCACCACAGTTACGCGGATCTAACGGTTCCGTTTTATCCCTACCCGAGCTACACCACCGGTCACCCGGATGAAATCGATTTTCAGGAGGCCAAAGCCTTTGGCGAAAATATTGTGGAGCGCAGCGTTCAGATTCAAAAAACCGGTGATGATGGACTGATTCCAGAGCCGGGCCCGGTGTCCTCCCAGGAGTGGATCGAGGAGAGCAAAACCATGACAAAGGAGAAAATCAGCCGGATCATACCCGAATTTACGATTAACACGGAAACCTGTATCCGGTGCCGCCTGTGCGAGGAAAACTGCCCGGTCGGCGGCATTGACATTGACGCGGAGCCCCCGCGTATTCAGGACCCCTGCATTTATTGCTGGCGCTGCGTGAGCATTTGCCCGACACTTTCGGTGGAGGCCGACTGGGCGCCGCTTGCGGCAATGGCGCCGGCCAATTACGCCCGGTACAGAAAAGAGCTGGATAAGGCCGCAGCCCGGGGGGAGTTTCGATGGCTCATTGATCCGGATACCATTGATCTCAATGACCCGCTATATAAGCAATGGCAGCGGCAATTGAAAAACCGGGAAAACCAAAAAAAGAAATAA
- a CDS encoding HU family DNA-binding protein, with protein MFTLQARRIYDPEKNKIIAQINDLGFSKKKSTELFKTLLEVIKNSLEYGEDVLVSGFGKFQARDKAFKRGRNPATGEAMVLDAPKMVTFRPSL; from the coding sequence ATGTTCACTCTTCAAGCCAGGAGAATCTATGACCCTGAAAAAAATAAAATTATCGCGCAAATCAACGATCTTGGATTTTCCAAGAAAAAATCCACTGAACTTTTCAAGACCCTCCTGGAAGTTATAAAGAACAGCCTTGAATACGGTGAAGATGTCCTTGTCTCCGGTTTCGGGAAATTTCAGGCGAGAGACAAGGCTTTCAAACGAGGAAGAAACCCGGCCACGGGAGAGGCTATGGTGCTGGATGCGCCCAAAATGGTTACCTTTCGGCCTTCCCTTTGA
- a CDS encoding peptidoglycan-binding domain-containing protein, whose product MAEYIRALTYRFPLLRGDDVIALQRRLKALGFDKGGQIDGLFGPRTEAAVRGFQQSHSLKVDGIVGPRTWRSLFESPGKRPETGKIAHSLPELTQSHGYRDSVRWRLASDGIRIEEADPETFGGEPKTVRRIWQEFSGSITEWAHDFGVPAELIVAAICTETRGDPKAVREEPGYVSDEQTPARVSPGLMQTLISTARQTLGDDGIDRQWLLVPDNSIRAGTAYIALQWKATGFDPPKVACAYNAGGIYHNAGGDNRWKMRQYPINTDEHADRFVRWFNECFLMFRLDGMHPAVSFFSHLA is encoded by the coding sequence ATGGCCGAATACATCCGGGCATTGACCTATCGCTTCCCCCTGCTCCGCGGAGACGATGTGATCGCCCTGCAGCGACGTCTCAAGGCGTTGGGGTTCGACAAGGGGGGGCAGATAGACGGTTTGTTCGGCCCCCGGACCGAAGCCGCCGTCCGTGGTTTTCAGCAGAGCCACTCGCTGAAAGTGGACGGAATCGTCGGCCCCCGAACCTGGAGATCCCTGTTCGAATCCCCCGGAAAGCGCCCGGAAACCGGTAAAATCGCCCACTCCCTACCGGAGCTGACCCAGAGCCATGGGTATCGGGATAGCGTGCGGTGGCGTCTTGCCTCCGACGGCATTCGCATCGAAGAGGCCGATCCGGAGACTTTCGGGGGCGAGCCGAAAACCGTGCGTCGGATCTGGCAGGAGTTTTCCGGATCCATCACCGAATGGGCCCATGATTTCGGGGTTCCGGCAGAACTGATCGTGGCCGCCATCTGTACGGAGACCCGAGGGGATCCCAAGGCGGTGCGTGAAGAGCCCGGCTACGTGTCGGACGAACAGACCCCGGCCAGAGTCTCCCCGGGGCTGATGCAGACCCTCATATCCACAGCCCGGCAAACGCTGGGCGATGACGGCATTGACCGGCAGTGGCTATTGGTGCCGGACAATTCGATCCGGGCCGGAACCGCCTATATCGCGCTTCAGTGGAAGGCTACCGGCTTCGACCCCCCTAAGGTAGCCTGCGCTTACAACGCCGGTGGAATCTACCACAATGCCGGGGGCGATAACCGCTGGAAGATGCGCCAATACCCGATTAACACCGACGAACACGCCGACCGGTTTGTCAGGTGGTTCAACGAATGCTTCCTGATGTTCCGGCTCGATGGTATGCACCCGGCCGTGAGCTTTTTTTCTCACCTGGCGTAG